The Podospora bellae-mahoneyi strain CBS 112042 chromosome 7, whole genome shotgun sequence genomic sequence GGGAGGCTTCCCGTACAGACACTCCACCAACTgtgatgaggaggtcgaCGAGCAACGGGAGAGCGTTGGATGGGTGCCTGCTGTAACGAAGCCCATAGAGAGCTACCAGGGTAAGTTTGgaagaagggaggagagTGGGCGATTGAATTTGTGTTTGTATATTCTATTGAAAGTCAGCAAGAGAGTCTGCGCTTCTATGTTTAAGGAAGAACCATACCTTGAGATCAGCTCCATGGTTGTCGTTACAAGCTATGCTTTGTTCCAACTCGCTGACTTCCATCAAATGTTCTGCGCCTATTCGCCTGCTCAGTTCAGAGACGAGGGCGACATGCTTGCTGACATTTCCCGAGAGTTTCCGGAACTCGGGGTACTCTTCAATGAAACGCTTCATATCGGCTATTGACTCAATGTCGGCGTTGTTCTTCGTCTTCGATTGGTATTGCTCAACATAGTCTTTGATGTTACTGCCCAAGTCGCCAAAGTTGAGATACATATTCTTCTTGAAGAATgggtcttgatcttgagatAGAACAATCTCTTTGAGCTCGGGACGGATGTCGGGTACACTGCTTAGGTCTACACGACCGTTGTGAATACCGAGAAGATGATGTACCATGGCCTGGTACGTCCACTGCATGAGcaagggggtgatggggtcTTCTCTTCGGTCTAGGATGAGAAGGATTGGTGGTGTGTCAACCTTGCGGAAATCAAAGAGCTGGTCCTCTTGTGTGATGTGATATCGCACTTCTGACGCCAATTTTTGAGCCAGGGGGCTAGACTTCTGGTACCTGATGAggggcttcttcttgagcgaTAGCAGGACAGCAATGAGGCCTTCAGATGCACGTTGAAGAGAGTCTCTATTCCACGTGTCCGGGCTCCCACCCCATAGGCGGTACAGAGGCTGAGACATGTTGAGAGAGAACAGGTCGGGATTGATGATCACATAGTCCAGAAAATACTCTTGAACGAGCTTCACAACTTCGTGatcgtcggcctcggccaAACGTTCCAATGTGGACTTTTTGGCAATATTGCTGAAGAAAAGATGGTATTCTCCGTATTTAGGCTCCCTCAGCTCATCAATAAGAAGGCCTATGGAATCCGGGTCTGGTCTCACGAAACACAGGCAACGTAGATGGCGCATCTTTTCCCGGTTCGGCTTGTCTAGGCGATCTGTGAGGTACACCTCATGGTTGAGAAGCGTTGATTGCGTGACGGCGGTCGATATGAAAGCCATAGTTTCCCTGTCCAGCAGTAGAATCTTCATCTTGGCCGATTGCGACGTCCCCGATGTGCTGTCGCCGGCCGACACCATCTTGGTGACGTAGCTCGTCACGGCCTGCACCACGTCCATCGTTCCTCGGGTTCGGAGTTGACCCTGGGTGAATTCGGTTCGACGGGAGCGTGGATTTTATGTTGTTCCGAACAAAAGTTCTGAGAAAGGATCGTAGAATTATCGCAGAACAATTGGTCATCGACGTCGTGATACTGAATTAGTGTGTATAAGAGTGGTCCTGAAGGTTGAACCTGAAAGAGGTGAGCTGTGTTCCTTGGAGCTCCCCTGTGGTTGGCGCCAAGAGTGTCTAATCCGGGGTGCCTGCCGCAGCTGTTGGGCCCCTGCAGTCGGCACGCAGCGGGCCAGTGACACGCTACGATAAGATAAGAGCACTATCTTTCCAGCGCCTTGTCAAGTTGAAAGCTGCCGTCATCGCATTCTCGAATTTCTTGAGCAGCGTTCGAGTTCAAAATGGCACAAGATGTTTGCCCAACAAGATCGGAGCCCTCGTGAGTACTTTTCAATTCTGTTTTCTTACTGTCAATTGTTTCCGTGGCTGACTGGCAATCGTCCTTTTTTCAGATTATCTTTTCTCCAGGGTCTCATCCTTGGGCAGCTGTCAGTAGTGCTGCTGATTGCTGCCTTTATCAAGTTCTTCATCTTTGGCGAAGCGCCATCGGCGGAAGAAACGGCGTCTATCCGAGCCACCGAACGAAGGTCACGAACTCTTGCCCACAAGAAATCTCTACTTAGTCTTCGGTCCGCAGCCACACAACGCCAGGGTTCCCAACCACCAGCCCTACCCGCcctcaacaagaagaaatcGAGCATTCTCCGATCGAATCCGCCGACCCTGACCATTGGCTCGATTCTTGACAAGACTTACTACAAGGTGGACAGCCACCAACCTGAAAGTTTGGACTGGTTCAATGTCTTGATTGCCCAGACCATTGCGCAGTTCCGCAGTGATGCGCAGCATGACGACGCCATACTCACATCTCTGAGCAAGACCCTCAACGGGACTTCGAGGCCGGATTTTGTGGACGAGATACGGGTTTCGGAGTTGAGCCTGGGGGAGGATTTCCCGATTTTCAGCAACTGCCGCATCATACCggtggacgaggatggcCTCCAGTTTGGAGCAGGCAAGGCGTTTGATCCCAAACAGGCTGCCAGGGAAGGTGCTCGTCTGCAGGCGAGGATGGATGTCGACCTCAGCGATATGATTACTCTGGCTGTCGAGACAAAGCTCCTTCTCAACTTCCCCAAGCGACTGAGCGCAGTTCTTCCCGTGGCGTTGGCTGTGTCGGTTGTTCGTTTTAGCGGCACACTGTCCATCTCATTTAACCCAAGCAACCCTTCGGAAAACACGCCTA encodes the following:
- the MMM1 gene encoding ERMES complex subunit mmm1 (COG:U; EggNog:ENOG503NU1T; BUSCO:EOG09262X74), which gives rise to MAQDVCPTRSEPSLSFLQGLILGQLSVVLLIAAFIKFFIFGEAPSAEETASIRATERRSRTLAHKKSLLSLRSAATQRQGSQPPALPALNKKKSSILRSNPPTLTIGSILDKTYYKVDSHQPESLDWFNVLIAQTIAQFRSDAQHDDAILTSLSKTLNGTSRPDFVDEIRVSELSLGEDFPIFSNCRIIPVDEDGLQFGAGKAFDPKQAAREGARLQARMDVDLSDMITLAVETKLLLNFPKRLSAVLPVALAVSVVRFSGTLSISFNPSNPSENTPTKMTFTFLDDYRLDFSIRSLLGSRSRLQDVPKIAQLVESRLHRWFDERCVEPRFQEIELPSMWPRKKNTRGGDEIIANIEQSINKAHGGAIAKEARQELDTETDGLRYRRRPVGDDTYSVSGSMPGSLPGIDMPT